One segment of Mycolicibacterium neworleansense DNA contains the following:
- a CDS encoding class II aldolase/adducin family protein: MKIRHDYKVAVADGGWRMVDLGLTTGLDSGDITVFDRENDVIYALPAPSDRLPIRSWKDVRPEDVAVVDPDGNTLPESLTDPTVELPMHLAIYAARPDANAIVHTHAEDSQVFAAAERDIPTATIDSYTRAGFGPIRCGKFGVVASKELGDNMVEVLAGGSKAALMARHGAVALGPDLADAMFTATVIEKAARQAMKVASLGTTPEQLTLYHIFDHDLARDIEEGRVHLDTQTVTIQRLA; this comes from the coding sequence ACGACTACAAGGTGGCGGTGGCCGACGGCGGTTGGCGAATGGTCGATCTCGGCCTCACCACAGGTCTGGATTCGGGTGACATCACCGTGTTCGACCGGGAAAACGACGTCATCTACGCGCTGCCGGCGCCATCGGATCGGCTGCCGATCCGGAGCTGGAAAGACGTCCGCCCGGAAGATGTCGCAGTCGTCGACCCCGATGGCAACACCCTGCCGGAGTCCCTCACCGACCCGACGGTGGAACTGCCGATGCATCTCGCGATCTATGCGGCCCGGCCTGATGCCAACGCCATCGTGCACACCCATGCCGAGGATTCGCAGGTTTTCGCGGCCGCGGAGCGAGATATTCCCACCGCCACCATCGACTCGTACACCCGTGCCGGATTCGGTCCGATCCGATGTGGAAAATTCGGCGTCGTCGCATCGAAAGAACTGGGCGACAACATGGTCGAGGTATTGGCCGGCGGCAGCAAGGCGGCCCTGATGGCCCGACACGGTGCGGTGGCCCTGGGGCCCGATCTGGCTGATGCGATGTTCACGGCGACGGTCATCGAGAAAGCCGCGCGCCAGGCCATGAAGGTGGCGTCACTCGGGACGACTCCCGAACAGCTCACCCTGTACCACATTTTCGACCACGACCTTGCCCGCGACATCGAGGAGGGACGCGTCCACCTCGACACCCAGACAGTCACGATTCAGCGCTTGGCCTGA